The proteins below come from a single Silene latifolia isolate original U9 population unplaced genomic scaffold, ASM4854445v1 scaffold_194, whole genome shotgun sequence genomic window:
- the LOC141638184 gene encoding uncharacterized protein LOC141638184 → MCLQHGSSNSNANEIREFSEWILKVGDGIEGEQNDGEVDIELPDDILIKNVDDPIAAIVHNTYPSFVIEYWNSDYLQERAILAPTHEIVETINDYVLSLILADEKI, encoded by the coding sequence ATGTGTCTTCAACATGGAAGTTCAAATTCTAATGCTAATGAAATCCGAGAATTTTCTGAGTGGATTTTGAAGGTCGGAGATGGTATTGAGGGAGAACAAAATGACGGAGAAGTTGATATAGAACTCCCCGATGATATCCTTATTAAGAATGTCGACGACCCCATTGCTGCTATTGTTCATAATACTTATCCATCTTTTGTTATTGAATACTGGAATTCAGATTATCTTCAAGAAAGAGCAATTCTTGCGCCAACTCATGAGATTGTGGAGACTATCAATGACTATGTGTTGTCCCTTATTCTCGCCGATGAAAAAATTTAG